Proteins from one Sabethes cyaneus chromosome 2, idSabCyanKW18_F2, whole genome shotgun sequence genomic window:
- the LOC128737972 gene encoding uncharacterized protein LOC128737972, which yields MIQLVFILLNLTVGMVVNREVAQTGHGISNSSEQHISTLPSIKGEEDAQTTYGDFDSEEQDISTSIHTGSDLFDSSEEDTSTLPSTTGMEATTHNHPDEEVPLNCGRIPVCGNVCCKPGNFGH from the exons ATGATCCAATTAGTGTTTATTTTGCTTAATTTGACGGTCGGTATGGTTGTGAACCGGGAAGTTGCTCAAACG GGGCATGGTATTTCCAACTCTAGTGAACAGCACATTTCAACTTTGCCGTCCATAAAAGGGGAGGAAGACGCGCAAACG ACTTATGGCGATTTTGATTCTGAAGAACAAGATATTTCCACATCAATTCATACG GGCTCCGACCTTTTTGATTCTAGTGAAGAGGACACTTCGACATTGCCATCGACTACTGGAATGGAAGCTACAACGCACAATCACCCGGACGAAGAGGTTCCGCTGAACTGCGGACGAATTCCGGTATGCGGGAATGTTTGTTGTAAGCCGGGAAATTTCGGTCACTAA
- the LOC128737623 gene encoding uncharacterized protein LOC128737623, whose product MHISEFTEEALKSRCNWTIELTEYKRREEYGVVEIYFLLEITAAAGLLSAALIVPGLMYLADQDFNEGRLTEVRRTHYFDAASGEEISKQQAEEQHSKNRQAYQLDKEGNQLYSQGKYQQSYDKFSAAYNMCSKGYREEARFKKNRDIAKNKVEAAEKLEAEKNANRQADQLYREGLDLYKYGGKYKEAHEKFSKAYNLCTSGYSEEEKFKTYRDMAKKEMEAANLNADGDKLFQQGKFSEALNRYQQAYDKSDFKPKLYSTNLNKAKAEVEKRKQAENLRLQGKKLWDDAWCAEDEDKPEEASRKFQEANRLLQAAFELASDSREIARLSRASSLKVEGNALFNEGIRSQHEGVRLLEAAQRLKQQRDYRAAEGKFVEAKDKFNDCLVKFEQGCKCDSRFVPCVEFTREQLETVLESIEQVQQLLLKEKFKGLNVRAATSESVDPANSHSSRDFSEIFASL is encoded by the coding sequence ATGCACATCAGCGAGTTCACAGAGGAAGCGCTGAAAAGCCGCTGCAACTGGACGATCGAACTGACGGAGTATAAACGTCGCGAAGAATATGGAGTGGTGGAAATTTACTTCCTGCTGGAAATTACGGCCGCGGCAGGCCTGCTCAGTGCGGCGCTTATCGTCCCCGGACTGATGTATCTGGCCGATCAAGATTTCAACGAGGGCCGGCTGACGGAAGTGCGTAGAACGCACTATTTCGATGCTGCCAGCGGTGAAGAGATCTCGAAGCAACAAGCCGAAGAGCAGCACAGCAAAAATCGGCAAGCCTATCAGTTGGACAAGGAAGGCAACCAGTTGTACAGTCAGGGAAAGTATCAACAGTCCTACGATAAATTTAGTGCGGCTTACAACATGTGCAGTAAAGGGTATAGGGAAGAGGCTCGTTTCAAAAAGAACAGAGATATTGCCAAAAATAAGGTAGAGGCGGCAGAAAAATTGGAAGCTGAGAAGAACGCAAACAGGCAAGCAGATCAGCTGTATCGAGAAGGTCTTGATCTGTATAAGTATGGAGGGAAATATAAAGAAGCACACGAAAAGTTCAGTAAGGCCTACAACCTTTGTACCAGTGGCTACAGTGAGGAAGAAAAGTTTAAAACTTACAGAGATATGGCCAAAAAGGAGATGGAAGCCGCCAATTTGAACGCCGATGGAGACAAGTTATTTCAACAGGGTAAATTTTCAGAAGCTCTCAACAGATATCAACAAGCGTACGACAAATCAGACTTCAAACCAAAGTTATATTCAACAAACTTAAACAAGGCAAAAGcggaagttgaaaaacgaaaacaagcCGAAAACTTACGACTTCAAGGCAAGAAGCTGTGGGACGATGCTTGGTGTGCCGAAGATGAGGACAAACCGGAGGAAGCATCCCGAAAGTTTCAGGAGGCAAATCGTTTGCTGCAAGCTGCATTCGAGCTTGCCTCGGACAGTCGGGAAATTGCCCGACTAAGCAGGGCCAGCAGCTTGAAAGTGGAGGGCAATGCGCTGTTCAACGAAGGCATCCGATCTCAGCATGAAGGCGTTCGATTGCTGGAAGCGGCTCAACGGCTAAAGCAACAACGAGACTACCGAGCAGCGGAAGGGAAATTTGTGGAGGCGAAGGACAAATTTAATGACTGCTTAGTGAAGTTTGAACAGGGATGTAAGTGCGATTCTCGGTTCGTTCCGTGTGTGGAGTTCACTCGGGAGCAACTTGAAACCGTTCTGGAATCAATCGAGCAAGTGCAGCAGTTGTTGCTTAAGGAAAAATTCAAGGGTTTAAATGTCAGGGCTGCCACTAGCGAAAGTGTCGATCCAGCGAATTCCCACTCTAGTCGAGATTTTTCCGAGATTTTCGCTAGCTTATAA
- the LOC128736844 gene encoding uncharacterized protein LOC128736844 — MRFLPHMLCGIAMVCIVSGQQFKPQQSTSERSSEENISDVSPAASGSVAYRARPSYAAQYSSEEEEDEPQQVYNRRQHDNNKKGKKPSYSSEELEVEEEPDRLSLLLEKSDFHCTGRTTGYYADESLGCEVFHYCQENQKHSWICPEGFTFHQVHLICMPPSNDNICEQSSKYHFVNDYLYKPINMEEHMTKPNVTLKYSERYYPENFYVDERHYDYERQQRHHDERRQPVQQQSKQQQQSYHAPQQQTVRKQPSYNGPTTPSYRIVSSPSPTHQSVFRNPEEINISLQQRRPSYTPTTQRYEDDEDYSSYERK, encoded by the exons ATTCTTACCACATATGCTGTGTGGGATCGCGATGGTTTGCATCGTATCAGGTCAGCAGTTCAAACCGCAGCAGAGCACCAGCGAGCGCAGCTCGGAGGAAAACATCAGCGATGTGTCACCGGCGGCCAGTGGCAGTGTGGCGTACCGCGCGAGGCCATCCTACGCTGCTCAGTACAGCTCGGAGGAAGAGGAAGACGAACCTCAGCAGGTGTACAACCGGCGTCAGCACGACAACAACAAAAAGGGCAAAAAACCGTCCTACTCCAGTGAAGAGTTGGAAGTCGAAGAGGAACCCGACCGACTGTCGCTGCTGTTGGAAAAATCGGACTTCCACTGTACGGGTCGCACCACCGGTTACTACGCCGACGAAAGTCTAGGCTGTGAGGTGTTCCATTACTGCCAGGAGAACCAGAAACACTCGTGGATCTGTCCGGAAGGGTTCACCTTCCATCAGGTCCACCTTATCTGTATGCCACCGTCGAACGATAACATTTGCGAGCAGTCATCCAAGTATCACTTCGTCAACGATTATCTCTACAAACCGATCAACATGGAGGAACACATGACCAAACCCAATGTTACTCTGAA aTACTCGGAGCGGTATTACCCGGAGAACTTCTACGTGGACGAACGTCACTACGACTACGAGCGCCAGCAGCGTCACCACGACGAACGCCGTCAGCCGGTGCAGCAACAgtccaagcagcagcagcagtcctaTCACGCTCCTCAGCAGCAAACCGTTCGCAAACAGCCGTCCTACAACGGTCCGACGACACCCTCCTACCGGATAGTGTCCTCGCCGAGCCCCACCCATCAGAGCGTGTTCCGCAATCCGGAGGAAATCAACATCTCGCTGCAGCAGAGAAGGCCCTCCTACACGCCCACCACCCAGCGTTACGAGGACGACGAGGACTACAGCAGCTACGAGCGGAAGTAG